A single region of the Pontimicrobium sp. SW4 genome encodes:
- a CDS encoding DUF2752 domain-containing protein → MLPCLSKKLLGIECFGCGFQRSLVLLFQGDFIAAFKMYPGIYPLFLLGIFILLNFFFKIKNSEKIKITLVVLSIVFIVANYILKITN, encoded by the coding sequence ATGTTACCCTGCTTAAGTAAGAAATTACTAGGAATAGAATGCTTTGGCTGTGGGTTTCAAAGGTCATTGGTATTACTTTTTCAAGGAGACTTTATTGCAGCCTTTAAAATGTATCCAGGTATTTATCCGCTATTTCTATTAGGCATATTTATACTTCTAAATTTCTTTTTTAAAATTAAAAATTCTGAAAAAATTAAAATAACTTTAGTAGTTTTAAGCATTGTATTTATTGTAGCAAACTATATATTAAAAATAACCAACTAA
- a CDS encoding M23 family metallopeptidase yields the protein MRKSLIIFFIILSQITFAQSPYPQDYFRNPLDINLVLSGTFAELRSNHFHSGLDIKTQQREGLKVYTAAAGYISRIKISHWGYGKALYITHPNGYTTVYAHLQKFAPKIEAYIKNFQYKKESFEIEVFPKVTELLVDTDEVIAYSGNTGGSGGPHLHYEIRDNKERPINPMLFGVDIKDSRQPMILGLYAYPIGADSHVNNTNQKTKLRIVPTNNGDYTTEAIDAHGKIGFGIVTYDQQDHAANKNGVSNIQTFYNGNKNFELNFKRFSFSETKHLNRLIDYEHFKEEKSRIQKLFVEQNNPLSMYSNVIDDGYIIAEDSTASVYKLRVSDFKGNDIWLTIPISGKKSSTIKRKPKKTTEHFIYANQTNVLEKDNVSVYFPSNTFYDDFFIDFEVENDTLTLHESTIPAQKNFTISFDISRYLEQDKDKLFIARKIDYKDFVAYSPTKRKGNILSSSTKTLGTYTLATDVEGPKITAVNFQEGKWLSKYRYLKVKITDDISGVKNYRATINGKWILMEYDAKKNSLVYDFNDNIILETKNNLKIIVTDNVGNSSTFEATFFRK from the coding sequence ATGAGAAAATCCCTCATCATTTTTTTTATTATACTATCGCAAATAACATTTGCCCAAAGCCCCTACCCACAAGATTATTTTAGAAATCCTTTGGATATCAATTTAGTATTATCTGGTACTTTTGCCGAATTGCGATCTAATCATTTTCATTCTGGTTTAGACATAAAAACTCAACAACGCGAAGGTTTAAAAGTGTATACTGCAGCAGCAGGCTATATAAGTAGGATTAAAATTTCACATTGGGGTTATGGTAAAGCATTATACATAACACATCCAAATGGCTATACAACGGTTTATGCCCATTTGCAAAAATTCGCTCCAAAAATAGAAGCCTATATAAAAAATTTCCAATACAAAAAAGAAAGTTTTGAGATTGAAGTATTTCCAAAAGTAACAGAATTATTAGTAGATACTGATGAAGTAATCGCTTATAGTGGCAATACAGGAGGTTCAGGTGGACCACACTTACATTACGAAATTAGAGACAACAAGGAACGTCCAATAAATCCAATGCTTTTTGGAGTTGATATAAAAGATAGTAGACAGCCAATGATACTTGGTTTATACGCATATCCTATAGGAGCAGATTCACATGTGAATAATACCAACCAAAAAACAAAATTAAGAATTGTACCAACTAATAATGGCGACTATACAACCGAAGCTATTGATGCTCATGGGAAAATAGGATTTGGTATAGTTACTTATGACCAACAAGATCATGCTGCTAATAAAAATGGTGTTAGTAACATACAAACGTTTTATAATGGCAATAAAAATTTTGAATTAAATTTTAAACGATTTTCCTTTAGCGAAACAAAGCATTTAAACCGCTTGATTGATTACGAACATTTTAAAGAAGAAAAGTCTAGAATTCAAAAGCTTTTTGTTGAACAAAACAATCCGCTTAGTATGTATAGTAATGTTATAGATGATGGCTATATCATTGCTGAAGACAGTACAGCATCAGTATACAAATTAAGGGTAAGTGATTTTAAAGGCAACGATATCTGGTTAACTATTCCAATTTCTGGTAAAAAAAGTAGTACTATTAAAAGAAAACCAAAAAAAACCACCGAACATTTTATTTACGCCAACCAAACTAATGTTTTAGAAAAAGATAACGTTTCAGTATATTTTCCTAGCAATACTTTCTATGATGACTTTTTTATTGATTTCGAGGTCGAAAATGATACATTAACATTACATGAGAGTACTATTCCTGCTCAAAAAAACTTTACCATTAGTTTTGATATTAGTCGATATCTAGAACAAGATAAAGACAAATTGTTTATAGCAAGAAAAATTGATTATAAAGACTTCGTAGCCTACTCTCCTACTAAAAGAAAAGGAAATATTTTAAGTAGTAGTACTAAAACACTTGGCACTTATACGTTAGCTACAGATGTTGAAGGTCCAAAAATAACTGCAGTAAATTTTCAAGAAGGAAAATGGCTAAGTAAGTACCGTTATTTAAAAGTAAAAATAACCGACGACATTTCAGGAGTAAAAAATTACAGAGCAACTATAAATGGCAAATGGATTTTAATGGAATATGATGCCAAAAAAAATAGCTTAGTTTATGATTTTAATGACAACATTATATTAGAAACAAAAAATAATTTAAAGATTATTGTTACCGATAATGTTGGAAATAGCTCTACATTTGAAGCAACATTTTTTAGAAAATAA
- a CDS encoding CD225/dispanin family protein, protein MEQIKPPRPDSYLALAIISTIICCLPLGIVSIVYATKVNSLYADGNYDEAIRASKNAKTWGLVSVAVAVVGFLIYILIFGVALFGAMSNGNF, encoded by the coding sequence ATGGAACAAATCAAACCACCAAGACCAGATAGTTATTTAGCTTTAGCAATTATTAGTACTATAATATGCTGCTTACCTTTAGGAATTGTTAGCATTGTTTATGCTACAAAGGTAAACAGTCTGTATGCTGACGGCAATTACGACGAAGCGATCAGAGCTTCAAAAAATGCAAAAACTTGGGGACTAGTTTCTGTTGCTGTTGCAGTTGTTGGTTTCCTTATTTATATACTAATTTTTGGAGTTGCTCTTTTTGGAGCAATGAGTAATGGTAATTTCTAA
- a CDS encoding carboxypeptidase-like regulatory domain-containing protein — MLEIALHLKQHFLENKDLLKINSFLLLTLFVLLPLIGFSQTATLKGVILDKNNFPIPNVNIKANNNGTISNENGFYLIKIEANKDVVVEFTHLNFKKIVATFNLKNGESLEFNPVLDTQVEQIETVVITSTERNRVEGITTIKPEIIRTIQGAQPGVENLLKTLPGVNISNELSTQYSVRGGNFDENLVYVNEIEVYRPFLIRSGQQEGLSFVNTDLVQNVEFSAGGFQAKYGDKLSSVLDITYRSPIKFGVSADLSLLGGSVSAEAISKDSKFSGIVGLRYRDNSLLVEAKETETNYKPNFADVQTYLTYKFSDKFHLNFLGNASINSYNYQPQTRQTNFGTLTNPLALLVYYDGQEKDKYQTYFGAFKANYFVSDDLTLKLIASQYHTTEEEYFDILAQYRLGEVNSNIGDENLGEVEFSEGIGSQLNHARNDLDALITNVEHKGNYNYNDNLLEWSIKYTHEDIRDRIVEWEVIDSAGFSINPPNIDNFNEQPYEAYQGPLVPFQNVRATNNTKIDRLQAYGQWSKRAEIGNHEVFYNAGVRTHSWTVSGKGIESNSQIVFSPRAQFAIKPDWEKDMLFRLSGGMYYQPPFYRELRDKNGVVNPNVKVQKSVHIVIGNEYSFKIWERPFKLVSEGYYKNMSNVNPYTLDNVRIRYEADNIAKAYAYGFDFRLNGEFVPGTESWFSFGYLKTEENINNQGYISRPTDQRLKFGVLFQDYMPNIPDLKMYLNLVYNTGVPGGSPSYANPYDYQERLPDYKRADIGLSYVIINKDKTYSGWKQKFKELSVGFQIFNMFDVQNSITNTWVRDVYSKRQYSIPNYLTPRVFNVRIGVQF; from the coding sequence ATGTTGGAAATAGCTCTACATTTGAAGCAACATTTTTTAGAAAATAAAGACCTCTTGAAAATCAATTCTTTTTTATTACTCACTCTCTTTGTCCTATTACCACTTATAGGCTTTTCGCAAACAGCAACCTTAAAAGGTGTTATCCTTGATAAAAACAATTTCCCAATTCCAAATGTTAATATAAAAGCTAACAATAATGGCACTATTAGCAACGAGAATGGTTTTTATTTAATTAAAATTGAAGCAAATAAAGATGTTGTAGTAGAGTTTACACATTTAAACTTTAAAAAAATTGTAGCCACATTTAATTTAAAGAATGGTGAATCACTTGAGTTTAACCCAGTTTTAGATACGCAAGTAGAGCAAATAGAAACAGTAGTTATTACAAGTACTGAAAGAAATCGTGTTGAAGGCATAACCACTATAAAACCTGAAATAATAAGAACCATACAAGGCGCACAACCAGGTGTGGAAAATTTATTAAAAACACTTCCAGGAGTTAATATTTCTAATGAGTTAAGCACACAATATTCTGTTCGTGGTGGAAATTTTGATGAAAACCTAGTGTATGTAAACGAAATTGAAGTATATCGTCCTTTTCTTATACGTTCTGGGCAACAGGAAGGTTTGAGTTTTGTTAATACCGATTTAGTGCAAAACGTCGAATTTTCGGCTGGTGGTTTTCAAGCAAAATATGGTGACAAACTATCCTCAGTTTTAGATATAACATATCGAAGTCCTATCAAATTTGGTGTTAGTGCTGATTTAAGCTTATTAGGTGGAAGCGTTTCTGCAGAAGCTATTTCAAAAGACTCAAAATTTTCAGGTATTGTAGGTTTACGCTACCGTGATAACAGTTTATTAGTTGAGGCCAAAGAAACCGAAACCAACTATAAACCTAATTTTGCTGATGTTCAAACCTATCTTACCTATAAGTTTTCAGATAAATTTCATTTAAATTTCTTAGGAAACGCATCTATCAATAGCTACAATTATCAACCACAAACAAGGCAAACTAACTTTGGTACTCTTACTAATCCGCTAGCGCTTTTGGTATATTATGATGGTCAAGAAAAAGATAAATACCAAACCTATTTTGGTGCTTTTAAGGCAAATTATTTTGTGAGTGATGATTTGACATTAAAACTCATTGCATCACAATATCATACCACCGAAGAAGAATATTTTGACATTTTAGCTCAATACAGACTTGGGGAAGTAAATAGTAATATTGGAGATGAAAACCTCGGAGAGGTGGAATTTAGCGAAGGTATTGGTAGTCAATTAAATCATGCTCGTAACGATTTAGATGCACTCATCACAAATGTTGAACATAAAGGAAACTATAATTACAATGATAACCTTTTAGAATGGTCTATAAAATATACACACGAAGATATTAGAGACCGTATTGTAGAATGGGAAGTAATCGATTCAGCAGGTTTTTCAATTAATCCACCAAATATTGATAATTTCAATGAGCAACCTTACGAAGCGTATCAAGGTCCTTTAGTACCATTCCAAAATGTAAGAGCGACCAATAACACAAAAATTGACCGTTTACAAGCTTATGGACAATGGAGCAAGCGTGCCGAAATTGGCAACCATGAAGTCTTTTATAACGCTGGTGTTAGAACACATAGCTGGACAGTTAGTGGAAAAGGGATAGAAAGTAATTCTCAAATTGTATTTAGTCCAAGAGCGCAATTTGCTATAAAACCCGATTGGGAAAAAGATATGTTGTTTCGATTAAGTGGTGGTATGTATTACCAACCTCCTTTTTACCGTGAGTTAAGAGACAAAAATGGTGTAGTAAATCCAAATGTAAAGGTGCAAAAGTCAGTACATATTGTAATTGGTAATGAGTATAGTTTCAAGATATGGGAGCGTCCTTTTAAGCTAGTTTCAGAAGGGTATTATAAAAACATGAGTAATGTTAATCCTTATACTTTAGATAACGTTAGAATTCGCTATGAAGCCGATAACATTGCAAAAGCTTATGCTTACGGATTCGATTTTCGATTAAATGGTGAATTTGTTCCAGGTACTGAATCGTGGTTTAGCTTTGGCTATTTAAAAACTGAAGAAAATATTAACAATCAAGGTTATATTTCAAGACCAACAGACCAACGCTTAAAATTTGGTGTCTTATTTCAAGATTACATGCCTAATATTCCAGATTTAAAAATGTACTTAAACTTGGTATATAATACTGGAGTTCCTGGTGGTTCTCCAAGTTATGCAAACCCTTATGATTATCAAGAACGTTTACCAGATTATAAACGAGCAGATATTGGGCTATCGTATGTTATCATAAATAAAGACAAAACCTATTCTGGCTGGAAACAAAAATTTAAAGAATTGAGTGTAGGTTTTCAAATTTTTAACATGTTTGATGTGCAAAATTCCATAACTAATACTTGGGTAAGAGATGTGTATTCCAAGCGTCAATACTCTATTCCTAATTACTTAACACCAAGAGTGTTTAATGTAAGGATTGGTGTTCAGTTTTAA
- a CDS encoding T9SS type A sorting domain-containing protein, with amino-acid sequence MKWKILLVICFISKFAFAQLSVSGNNYIYATTSVAANDVYIFVEDDVNLEDTNSYLYLRNDAQLLQGTGTTGNSGVGQLSAYQNGTTHNYAYNYWCSPVGNTDTDDNANRAFRLNNNIYDVTTAPITSSLATYTTAYDGTSSPLVISNRWLYTYSPGTTNSEWNYIGDTGNVTTGYGFTMKGTSGSGNNQLYDFRGKPNNGTISTNVLNGEWSLIGNPYPSALDALDFIYDTQNQTSINGSLYYWEQDLSVNSHNVADYAGGYASYTITSDGVTETYIDATFDTYNRDGTINTTGGARTSPKTARRYIAIGQGFMVIGTANSTARTQNSHRQYYKQSDTDSEFFRIANSDKKKKLVTNAIIYDNSGLQILPSEYKRFRLNIDFNDVYTRQILQNFHHTATNGFDYGLEIESPEGVSSDAHWVLNDKPYIAQAFNFDEDLKIPLVVNVNNENQLIRFRIHDVQNFNTGQTIFLHDIETDTYVDLTKQNYELNLEVGNYANRFEITFTNNFLENTESELDQFVIFQNNTESLLTISNPNSLSINDLALYDVSGKQIFRHENLSPNTKHEFSTENLSNGVYVVSVKIKNYTINKKVIISNK; translated from the coding sequence ATGAAATGGAAAATATTACTTGTCATTTGCTTTATTTCAAAGTTTGCGTTTGCACAGCTTTCTGTGAGTGGTAATAACTACATATATGCTACAACCAGCGTTGCTGCTAATGATGTGTATATTTTTGTTGAAGATGATGTGAATCTAGAAGACACAAACTCTTATTTATACTTAAGAAACGATGCGCAATTATTACAAGGCACAGGAACAACAGGAAACTCTGGTGTTGGACAATTAAGTGCTTACCAAAATGGAACTACACATAATTATGCATATAACTATTGGTGTTCTCCTGTTGGAAATACAGACACAGACGATAATGCTAATAGAGCATTTAGACTCAACAACAACATATACGATGTAACTACTGCACCAATAACAAGTAGTTTAGCAACCTATACTACTGCATATGATGGGACTTCGAGTCCATTAGTAATATCAAATCGTTGGCTATATACTTATAGTCCGGGAACTACTAATAGTGAATGGAATTATATTGGTGATACAGGAAATGTTACTACTGGTTATGGTTTTACAATGAAGGGCACAAGCGGTTCAGGTAATAATCAACTTTATGATTTTCGCGGAAAACCAAATAATGGTACCATCAGTACAAATGTGTTAAATGGTGAATGGTCATTAATTGGAAATCCATATCCATCAGCTTTAGATGCTCTTGATTTTATCTACGATACTCAAAACCAAACATCCATTAATGGATCTTTATACTATTGGGAACAAGATTTAAGCGTCAACTCACACAATGTTGCCGACTATGCTGGTGGGTACGCATCATATACAATAACTTCTGACGGTGTAACCGAAACATATATTGACGCTACTTTTGATACTTACAACAGAGATGGCACAATCAATACTACAGGAGGAGCAAGAACAAGCCCAAAAACAGCAAGACGATATATTGCAATAGGTCAAGGGTTTATGGTTATTGGTACTGCAAATAGTACTGCAAGAACCCAGAATTCTCATAGACAATATTATAAACAATCTGATACTGATAGTGAATTTTTTAGAATTGCAAATTCAGACAAGAAAAAGAAGCTAGTCACTAATGCTATAATATATGATAATAGTGGTTTGCAAATCTTACCTAGCGAATACAAGCGTTTTAGATTAAATATTGATTTTAACGATGTCTATACAAGACAGATTTTACAAAATTTTCATCACACAGCAACAAATGGTTTCGACTATGGTTTAGAAATTGAAAGCCCTGAAGGAGTGAGTTCTGATGCACATTGGGTTTTAAATGACAAGCCTTACATAGCTCAAGCATTTAATTTTGATGAAGATTTAAAAATACCCTTAGTTGTAAATGTTAATAATGAAAACCAATTAATAAGATTTAGGATTCATGATGTTCAAAACTTTAATACTGGACAAACCATTTTCTTACATGATATTGAGACAGATACTTATGTGGATTTAACAAAGCAAAACTATGAACTAAATTTAGAGGTTGGCAATTACGCTAACCGATTTGAAATTACATTCACTAATAACTTCCTTGAAAATACTGAATCGGAATTAGACCAATTTGTAATTTTTCAAAACAATACAGAATCACTTCTAACTATATCGAATCCTAATAGTTTAAGCATAAATGATTTGGCATTATATGACGTGAGTGGAAAACAAATATTCCGTCATGAAAATTTATCACCTAATACAAAGCATGAATTTTCAACAGAGAATTTAAGTAATGGCGTTTATGTAGTTTCTGTTAAAATAAAAAACTACACTATTAATAAAAAGGTGATAATAAGCAACAAATAA
- a CDS encoding cysteine desulfurase family protein, which yields MKQVYFDNAATTQIRTEVIEAITNSLKNNYGNASSAHSFGRSSKSLIENIRKNIASYFKVSAGEIVFTSGGTEADNLVLRSAVRDLGVIEIITSKIEHHAILHTIDELVKEYNITVKNVNIDSNGMIDYNHLESLLQSDKKQLVTLMHINNEIGNKLDISRVANLCKANSALFHSDTVQSVGHYNLDLQEIPIDFLAASAHKFHGPKGVGFCFIRKGSGLKPLIFGGEQERGFRAGTESVHNIVGLGESLKLAYSNLEKESVYVKDLKEYFISKISKELPDVVFNGCSGDMENSTYTLVNMRLPVSEEKSAMLLFQLDLKGIACSKGSACQSGATSSSHVLSQILSTEELKKTSVRFSFSIYNTKEEIDYLVDVLKELIS from the coding sequence ATGAAGCAAGTGTATTTTGATAATGCTGCAACAACTCAAATACGTACTGAGGTCATTGAAGCTATAACAAATTCATTAAAAAATAATTATGGAAATGCTTCATCTGCACATAGTTTTGGAAGATCATCTAAATCTTTAATTGAAAATATAAGAAAAAATATTGCATCTTATTTTAAGGTGTCTGCTGGAGAAATTGTATTTACATCTGGAGGTACTGAAGCCGATAATTTAGTGCTTAGGAGTGCTGTAAGAGATTTGGGTGTTATTGAAATTATCACATCAAAAATTGAACATCATGCTATTTTGCACACGATTGATGAACTTGTAAAAGAGTATAATATTACTGTTAAAAATGTCAATATTGATTCTAATGGTATGATAGATTATAATCATTTAGAGTCCTTATTGCAATCTGATAAAAAACAGTTAGTAACTTTGATGCATATAAATAATGAAATTGGGAATAAACTCGATATTTCTCGTGTTGCTAATTTATGCAAAGCCAATTCTGCCTTGTTTCATAGTGATACAGTGCAATCTGTTGGACATTACAATTTAGATTTGCAAGAGATTCCTATTGATTTTTTAGCAGCAAGCGCACATAAGTTTCATGGACCAAAAGGAGTAGGTTTTTGTTTTATTAGAAAAGGCTCAGGATTGAAGCCATTAATTTTTGGTGGTGAGCAGGAGCGAGGTTTTCGAGCTGGAACAGAGAGTGTACATAATATTGTTGGGTTAGGGGAATCACTTAAACTTGCGTATTCTAATCTTGAAAAAGAAAGTGTTTATGTAAAAGATTTAAAGGAGTATTTTATTTCAAAAATATCTAAAGAACTACCAGATGTTGTATTTAACGGTTGTTCGGGAGATATGGAAAACAGTACTTATACTTTGGTTAATATGCGATTGCCAGTATCAGAAGAAAAATCTGCTATGCTGTTGTTTCAATTAGACTTAAAAGGTATTGCTTGTTCTAAAGGAAGTGCTTGCCAAAGTGGCGCAACATCCAGTTCGCATGTGCTTTCACAAATACTTAGTACTGAAGAATTAAAAAAAACATCAGTTCGATTTTCATTTAGTATTTATAATACTAAGGAGGAGATAGATTATTTAGTAGACGTTCTAAAGGAGTTAATTTCTTAG
- a CDS encoding Smr/MutS family protein — MFKVGDEVEVLDEAIVGRVVKINNENAIISTSEGFELEFLVNELVLRQSDSLKSKLFSKTSFSEAVSQKETKKRKTQKVKSKERFQPTMEVDLHIHQLTNSTKGMSSHDILTLQLNTAKRQLEFAMSKRIQKIVFIHGVGEGVLKLELEYLFKHYDNMKFYDANYQKYGLGATEVYIYQN; from the coding sequence ATGTTTAAGGTAGGTGATGAAGTAGAAGTTTTAGACGAAGCGATTGTTGGCAGAGTTGTAAAAATTAATAATGAGAATGCTATTATAAGTACATCAGAAGGGTTTGAACTTGAATTTTTAGTTAACGAATTAGTTTTAAGGCAAAGTGATAGCTTAAAATCTAAGCTATTTTCTAAAACATCATTTAGTGAAGCTGTTTCGCAAAAAGAAACTAAAAAGAGAAAGACTCAAAAAGTAAAGTCTAAGGAACGATTTCAACCTACTATGGAAGTTGATTTACATATTCATCAACTTACCAATTCTACTAAGGGTATGTCTAGCCATGATATACTAACATTACAGCTAAACACTGCTAAAAGACAATTAGAGTTTGCTATGAGTAAGCGTATTCAAAAGATTGTATTTATACATGGCGTAGGCGAAGGCGTACTAAAACTAGAATTAGAATACTTATTTAAGCATTACGATAATATGAAGTTTTACGATGCTAATTATCAAAAGTACGGTTTAGGTGCTACTGAGGTATATATTTATCAGAACTAA
- a CDS encoding cell wall anchor protein — protein MNFKKILLVLLITIFSNISVTAQIGIGTSAPDASSILDMTSTTQGVLAPRMTTAQRLAISNPAKGLLVFDIDSNSFYFFNGGSWEELKGAVKRDNYKLVKSVADLADELVAGGGSKYLLSSNYLYEINGTIAIDFPIELNGAYVKGEDNVEDRLLNSTGGTLFTGNTGGNLKRLTVLGNGNPIFNITGSGSENLICLATNFIGASSIGSLSSLNIVFFNTGQFISNASGLTVSNINSYFMTLFTWTASNSGTFLNMLGTFNEVQLTNSNVNISSGVGIDVSSNPTVAQGTLFNVAFAGAGTYVNGYTTGSYVGFNFTNDWFVNCPGIPLEADWIADGNLYIAAPIETSITSVNTPVKIAGTTSPLNLFRTESLIDNRLTYVGEKTRFFSYSCALTVTSASNNQDYSFYIAKNGVILPESKQGRKIATGADKGSITITGVVQLSPNDYIEVWVENNTGSVNITAESMNLLMK, from the coding sequence ATGAATTTCAAAAAAATACTACTAGTTTTATTGATTACTATTTTTAGTAATATAAGCGTTACAGCACAGATAGGTATAGGGACTTCAGCACCTGATGCATCATCAATATTAGATATGACATCTACTACTCAAGGGGTTTTGGCTCCGCGAATGACTACAGCACAGAGGTTGGCTATTTCAAATCCAGCAAAAGGCTTATTAGTTTTTGATATAGATTCTAATTCTTTTTATTTTTTTAATGGAGGAAGTTGGGAAGAATTAAAAGGAGCAGTTAAAAGAGATAATTATAAGTTAGTAAAGAGTGTTGCAGATTTAGCTGATGAATTGGTGGCAGGTGGAGGCTCAAAATATTTATTATCATCTAATTATTTATATGAGATTAATGGAACTATTGCTATTGACTTCCCTATTGAATTAAATGGTGCTTATGTAAAAGGAGAGGATAATGTTGAAGATAGACTATTAAATAGTACTGGTGGAACTTTATTTACTGGTAATACAGGTGGAAATTTAAAAAGACTAACTGTACTTGGTAATGGAAACCCTATATTTAATATTACAGGTAGTGGCTCTGAAAATTTAATTTGTTTAGCAACTAACTTTATAGGTGCAAGTTCTATTGGATCTTTAAGTAGTTTGAATATTGTTTTTTTTAATACAGGACAATTTATTAGTAATGCTTCAGGATTGACAGTTTCAAACATAAATTCATATTTTATGACTTTATTTACATGGACGGCTAGTAATAGTGGTACTTTTTTAAATATGTTAGGTACATTTAATGAGGTTCAGTTAACAAATTCGAATGTTAATATTAGCTCTGGAGTAGGAATTGATGTTTCTTCCAACCCAACAGTAGCTCAAGGGACATTATTCAATGTAGCTTTTGCTGGAGCTGGAACTTATGTTAATGGATATACTACTGGAAGCTATGTTGGATTTAATTTTACAAATGATTGGTTTGTTAATTGCCCAGGAATACCCTTAGAAGCCGATTGGATTGCGGATGGAAACTTATACATTGCAGCACCGATAGAAACTAGTATTACTTCAGTTAATACCCCTGTGAAGATAGCTGGAACAACTAGTCCTTTAAATCTTTTTAGAACAGAATCATTAATAGATAATAGGTTAACTTATGTAGGTGAAAAAACGAGATTTTTTTCTTATAGTTGTGCATTAACAGTTACATCTGCTAGTAATAATCAAGATTATTCTTTTTACATAGCTAAGAATGGAGTAATCTTGCCTGAATCTAAACAAGGTAGAAAAATAGCAACAGGAGCAGATAAAGGTTCTATTACAATTACAGGAGTAGTGCAATTATCTCCAAATGATTATATAGAAGTCTGGGTTGAAAACAACACAGGTTCAGTAAACATTACTGCTGAATCTATGAATTTATTGATGAAATAG
- a CDS encoding T9SS type A sorting domain-containing protein codes for MISNFKKFVLLFLVPTLYVNAQDITLTGGESITISNNTVFNINGLELIPSANYTLTSPNTISKSSTAIDPLSIDRVYNFDNLISNYQGRITLFYEDSELNGATESDLVLQIKDGASAWNKYSGTLDTTNNYLFYDFAAPINLISVTASNNITLNSDKSNLLAIKVYPNPTADYIIIDTKLSIETSIYNILGQEVITTNNKEIDLTKLNSGTYFLWLKDIASKNLNSYKIIKN; via the coding sequence ATGATTTCAAATTTTAAAAAATTTGTGTTGTTATTTTTAGTGCCAACTCTTTATGTTAATGCACAAGACATTACCTTAACTGGAGGAGAATCTATAACTATATCTAATAACACCGTATTTAACATAAATGGCTTAGAATTAATCCCTAGTGCAAATTATACTTTAACCAGTCCAAACACTATTTCTAAATCTTCAACAGCTATAGATCCTCTTAGCATTGACAGAGTATATAATTTTGATAATTTAATTTCAAATTACCAAGGAAGAATTACTCTTTTCTATGAAGATTCTGAATTAAATGGAGCGACAGAAAGTGATCTTGTATTGCAAATAAAAGACGGAGCAAGTGCTTGGAATAAATATTCGGGAACTTTAGATACAACAAATAATTATTTGTTCTATGATTTTGCTGCTCCTATAAATTTAATATCTGTTACAGCTTCAAATAACATAACTCTCAATTCTGATAAATCAAATTTATTAGCAATAAAAGTTTACCCAAATCCTACAGCAGATTATATAATTATTGATACCAAATTAAGTATTGAAACAAGTATTTATAACATTTTAGGTCAAGAAGTAATTACTACAAATAATAAAGAAATAGATTTAACCAAATTAAATAGTGGCACCTATTTTTTATGGCTAAAAGACATAGCTTCTAAAAACTTAAACTCTTATAAAATAATTAAAAATTAA
- a CDS encoding CCC motif membrane protein — protein MEKQKLNTTLIYILSIFGFLCCCILGVGVIPSGIAFFLSNKQLKEAYANPDNYENIEAMKTAKIVALVVLIINVLMLIRVVYVFSTIGYDGFMEQYNEALEQWQQAQ, from the coding sequence ATGGAAAAACAAAAACTCAACACCACTCTTATTTATATACTTTCAATCTTTGGATTTTTATGCTGTTGTATTTTGGGAGTTGGAGTCATACCTTCTGGAATTGCATTTTTTCTATCTAACAAGCAATTAAAGGAGGCATATGCAAATCCAGATAATTATGAAAATATTGAAGCAATGAAAACTGCAAAGATTGTAGCTTTAGTAGTTTTAATAATTAATGTATTGATGCTTATTAGAGTTGTTTATGTATTTTCTACAATAGGCTATGATGGCTTTATGGAACAGTACAATGAAGCTTTAGAGCAGTGGCAGCAGGCTCAATAA